From the genome of Bos taurus isolate L1 Dominette 01449 registration number 42190680 breed Hereford chromosome 2, ARS-UCD2.0, whole genome shotgun sequence, one region includes:
- the WDTC1 gene encoding WD and tetratricopeptide repeats protein 1 isoform X1: MAKVNITRDLIRRQIKERGALSFERRYHVTDPFIRRLGLEAELQGHSGCVNCLEWNEKGDLLASGSDDQHTIVWDPLHHKKLLSMHTGHTANIFSVKQFLPHAGDRILITGAADSKVHVHDLTVKETIHMFGDHTNRVKRIATAPMWPNTFWSAAEDGLIRQYDLRENSKHSEVLIDLTEYCGQLVEAKCLTVNPQDNNCLAVGASGPFVRLYDIRMIHNHRKSMKQSPSAGVHTFCDRQKPLPDGAAQYYVAGHLPVKLPDYNNRLRVLVATYVAFSPNGTELLVNMGGEQVYLFDLTYKQRPYTFLLPRKCHSSGEVQNGKMSTNGVSNGVSNGLHLHSNGFRLPETRGHVSPQVELPPYLERVKQQANEAFACQQWTQAIQLYSKAVQRAPHNAMLYGNRAAAYMKRKWDGDHYDALRDCLKAISLNPCHLKAHFRLARCLFELKYVAEALECLDDFKGKFPEQAHSSACDALGRDITAALFSKNDGEEKKGAGGGGGPVRLRSMSRKDSISEDEMVLRERSYDYQFRYCGHCNTTTDIKEANFFGSNAQYIVSGSDDGSFFVWEKETTNLVRVLQGDESIVNCLQPHPSYCFLATSGIDPVVRLWNPRPESEDLTGRVVEDMEGASQANQRRMNADPLEVMLLNMGYRITGLSSGGAGASDDEDSSEGQETAAAASPAAGTRSPVSSPRPFSSREGRAGALRLGLGPKD, translated from the exons GGTCACTCAGGATGTGTCAACTGCCTGGAGTGGAACGAGAAAGGAGA CTTGCTGGCCTCTGGTTCTGACGACCAGCACACGATTGTGTGGGACCCGCTGCACCACAAGAAGCTGCTTTCCATGCACACAGGACACACTGCAAACATCTTTTCTGTCAAG CAGTTCCTGCCTCACGCTGGGGACCGCATCTTGATCACAGGGGCAGCTGACTCCAAGGTGCACGTCCACGACCTGACAGTGAAGGAGACGATCCACATGTTTGGAGACCACACAAACCGGGTGAAACGCATCGCCACGGCACCCATGTGGCCCAACACGTTCTGGAGCGCTGCTGAGGATGGGCTTATCCG CCAGTATGACCTTCGGGAGAACAGCAAACACTCGGAGGTGCTGATCGACCTGACAGAGTACTGTGGCCAGCTGGTGGAGGCCAAGTGCCTGACCGTCAACCCCCAGGACAACAACTGCCTGGCCGTGGGGGCCAGCGGGCCCTTTGTGAGGCTCTACGACATCCGCATGATCCACAACCACAG AAAAAGCATGAAGCAGAGCCCTTCAGCAGGCGTGCACACCTTCTGTGACCGGCAGAAGCCCCTCCCGGATGGCGCAGCCCAGTATTACGTAGCAG GTCACCTGCCAGTGAAGCTGCCTGACTACAACAACCGTCTGAGGGTGCTGGTCGCCACCTATGTCGCCTTCAGCCCCAACGGCACAGAGCTGCTAGTCAACATGGGGGGAGAGCAG GTCTATTTGTTTGACCTGACTTACAAGCAGCGGCCGTACACCttcctcttgcctagaaaatgccacTCCTCAGGGG AAGTTCAGAATGGCAAGATGTCCACCAACGGTGTGTCCAACGGCGTGTCCAATGGCCTGCACCTTCACAGCAATGGCTTCCGGCTGCCAGAGACTAGGGGGCATGTCAG CCCCCAGGTAGAGCTGCCCCCGTATCTGGAGCGGGTGAAACAGCAAGCCAATGAGGCTTTTGCTTGCCAGCAGTGGACCCAGGCCATTCAGCTTTACAGCAAGGCCGTGCAGAGGGCCCCTCACAACGCCATGCTCTACGGGAACCGAGCTGCTGCCTACATGAAGCGCAAGTG GGATGGTGACCACTACGACGCCCTGAGGGACTGCCTCAAGGCCATCTCCCTAAATCCATGCCACCTGAAAGCACACTTCCGCCTGGCCCGATGCCTCTTTGAGCTCAAGTACGTGGCTGAGGCCCTAGAGTGCCTGGATGATTTCAAAGGGAAGTTCCCGGAGCAGGCCCATAGCAGTGCCTGTGACGCATTGGGACGTGACATCACGGCCGCCCTCTTCTCCAAAAATGATGGTG aggagaagaagggAGCAGGCGGTGGCGGCGGCCCCGTCCGCCTCCGCAGCATGAGCCGCAAGGACTCCATCTCTGAGGACGAGATGGTGCTGCGGGAGCGAAGCTACGACTACCAGTTCCGCTACTGTGGCCACTGCAACACCACCACGGATATCAAGGAGGCGAATTTCTTTGGCAG CAACGCTCAGTATATCGTCAGTGGCTCTGACGATGGCTCCTTCTTcgtctgggaaaaggagaccacCAACCTGGTCCGCGTGCTGCAGGGCGACGAATCCATCGTCAACTGCCTGCAGCCACACCCCAGCTACTGCTTCCTGGCCACCAGCGGCATCGACCCTGTTGTGCGGCTCTGGAACCCCCGGCCAGAG AGTGAAGACCTCACAGGCCGAGTTGTGGAGGACATGGAGGGCGCCTCCCAGGCCAACCAGCGGCGCATGAACGCAGACCCGTTGGAGGTGATGCTGCTCAACATGGGCTACCGGATCACAGGCCTGAGCAGTGGGGGCGCCGGGGCCTCTGACGACGAGGACAGCTCGGAGGGCCAG gaaacagctgctgctgcttctcctgcTGCTGGGACTCGCTCCCCTGTCTCTTCTCCACGACCTTTCTCCAGCCGGGAGGGGAGAGCCGGAGCGCtgaggctgggcctggggcccAAGGACTAG
- the WDTC1 gene encoding WD and tetratricopeptide repeats protein 1 isoform X3 codes for MAKVNITRDLIRRQIKERGALSFERRYHVTDPFIRRLGLEAELQGHSGCVNCLEWNEKGDLLASGSDDQHTIVWDPLHHKKLLSMHTGHTANIFSVKQFLPHAGDRILITGAADSKVHVHDLTVKETIHMFGDHTNRVKRIATAPMWPNTFWSAAEDGLIRQYDLRENSKHSEVLIDLTEYCGQLVEAKCLTVNPQDNNCLAVGASGPFVRLYDIRMIHNHRKSMKQSPSAGVHTFCDRQKPLPDGAAQYYVAGHLPVKLPDYNNRLRVLVATYVAFSPNGTELLVNMGGEQVYLFDLTYKQRPYTFLLPRKCHSSGVQNGKMSTNGVSNGVSNGLHLHSNGFRLPETRGHVSPQVELPPYLERVKQQANEAFACQQWTQAIQLYSKAVQRAPHNAMLYGNRAAAYMKRKWDGDHYDALRDCLKAISLNPCHLKAHFRLARCLFELKYVAEALECLDDFKGKFPEQAHSSACDALGRDITAALFSKNDGEEKKGAGGGGGPVRLRSMSRKDSISEDEMVLRERSYDYQFRYCGHCNTTTDIKEANFFGSNAQYIVSGSDDGSFFVWEKETTNLVRVLQGDESIVNCLQPHPSYCFLATSGIDPVVRLWNPRPESEDLTGRVVEDMEGASQANQRRMNADPLEVMLLNMGYRITGLSSGGAGASDDEDSSEGQETAAAASPAAGTRSPVSSPRPFSSREGRAGALRLGLGPKD; via the exons GGTCACTCAGGATGTGTCAACTGCCTGGAGTGGAACGAGAAAGGAGA CTTGCTGGCCTCTGGTTCTGACGACCAGCACACGATTGTGTGGGACCCGCTGCACCACAAGAAGCTGCTTTCCATGCACACAGGACACACTGCAAACATCTTTTCTGTCAAG CAGTTCCTGCCTCACGCTGGGGACCGCATCTTGATCACAGGGGCAGCTGACTCCAAGGTGCACGTCCACGACCTGACAGTGAAGGAGACGATCCACATGTTTGGAGACCACACAAACCGGGTGAAACGCATCGCCACGGCACCCATGTGGCCCAACACGTTCTGGAGCGCTGCTGAGGATGGGCTTATCCG CCAGTATGACCTTCGGGAGAACAGCAAACACTCGGAGGTGCTGATCGACCTGACAGAGTACTGTGGCCAGCTGGTGGAGGCCAAGTGCCTGACCGTCAACCCCCAGGACAACAACTGCCTGGCCGTGGGGGCCAGCGGGCCCTTTGTGAGGCTCTACGACATCCGCATGATCCACAACCACAG AAAAAGCATGAAGCAGAGCCCTTCAGCAGGCGTGCACACCTTCTGTGACCGGCAGAAGCCCCTCCCGGATGGCGCAGCCCAGTATTACGTAGCAG GTCACCTGCCAGTGAAGCTGCCTGACTACAACAACCGTCTGAGGGTGCTGGTCGCCACCTATGTCGCCTTCAGCCCCAACGGCACAGAGCTGCTAGTCAACATGGGGGGAGAGCAG GTCTATTTGTTTGACCTGACTTACAAGCAGCGGCCGTACACCttcctcttgcctagaaaatgccacTCCTCAGGGG TTCAGAATGGCAAGATGTCCACCAACGGTGTGTCCAACGGCGTGTCCAATGGCCTGCACCTTCACAGCAATGGCTTCCGGCTGCCAGAGACTAGGGGGCATGTCAG CCCCCAGGTAGAGCTGCCCCCGTATCTGGAGCGGGTGAAACAGCAAGCCAATGAGGCTTTTGCTTGCCAGCAGTGGACCCAGGCCATTCAGCTTTACAGCAAGGCCGTGCAGAGGGCCCCTCACAACGCCATGCTCTACGGGAACCGAGCTGCTGCCTACATGAAGCGCAAGTG GGATGGTGACCACTACGACGCCCTGAGGGACTGCCTCAAGGCCATCTCCCTAAATCCATGCCACCTGAAAGCACACTTCCGCCTGGCCCGATGCCTCTTTGAGCTCAAGTACGTGGCTGAGGCCCTAGAGTGCCTGGATGATTTCAAAGGGAAGTTCCCGGAGCAGGCCCATAGCAGTGCCTGTGACGCATTGGGACGTGACATCACGGCCGCCCTCTTCTCCAAAAATGATGGTG aggagaagaagggAGCAGGCGGTGGCGGCGGCCCCGTCCGCCTCCGCAGCATGAGCCGCAAGGACTCCATCTCTGAGGACGAGATGGTGCTGCGGGAGCGAAGCTACGACTACCAGTTCCGCTACTGTGGCCACTGCAACACCACCACGGATATCAAGGAGGCGAATTTCTTTGGCAG CAACGCTCAGTATATCGTCAGTGGCTCTGACGATGGCTCCTTCTTcgtctgggaaaaggagaccacCAACCTGGTCCGCGTGCTGCAGGGCGACGAATCCATCGTCAACTGCCTGCAGCCACACCCCAGCTACTGCTTCCTGGCCACCAGCGGCATCGACCCTGTTGTGCGGCTCTGGAACCCCCGGCCAGAG AGTGAAGACCTCACAGGCCGAGTTGTGGAGGACATGGAGGGCGCCTCCCAGGCCAACCAGCGGCGCATGAACGCAGACCCGTTGGAGGTGATGCTGCTCAACATGGGCTACCGGATCACAGGCCTGAGCAGTGGGGGCGCCGGGGCCTCTGACGACGAGGACAGCTCGGAGGGCCAG gaaacagctgctgctgcttctcctgcTGCTGGGACTCGCTCCCCTGTCTCTTCTCCACGACCTTTCTCCAGCCGGGAGGGGAGAGCCGGAGCGCtgaggctgggcctggggcccAAGGACTAG
- the WDTC1 gene encoding WD and tetratricopeptide repeats protein 1 isoform X2 produces MAKVNITRDLIRRQIKERGALSFERRYHVTDPFIRRLGLEAELQGHSGCVNCLEWNEKGDLLASGSDDQHTIVWDPLHHKKLLSMHTGHTANIFSVKFLPHAGDRILITGAADSKVHVHDLTVKETIHMFGDHTNRVKRIATAPMWPNTFWSAAEDGLIRQYDLRENSKHSEVLIDLTEYCGQLVEAKCLTVNPQDNNCLAVGASGPFVRLYDIRMIHNHRKSMKQSPSAGVHTFCDRQKPLPDGAAQYYVAGHLPVKLPDYNNRLRVLVATYVAFSPNGTELLVNMGGEQVYLFDLTYKQRPYTFLLPRKCHSSGEVQNGKMSTNGVSNGVSNGLHLHSNGFRLPETRGHVSPQVELPPYLERVKQQANEAFACQQWTQAIQLYSKAVQRAPHNAMLYGNRAAAYMKRKWDGDHYDALRDCLKAISLNPCHLKAHFRLARCLFELKYVAEALECLDDFKGKFPEQAHSSACDALGRDITAALFSKNDGEEKKGAGGGGGPVRLRSMSRKDSISEDEMVLRERSYDYQFRYCGHCNTTTDIKEANFFGSNAQYIVSGSDDGSFFVWEKETTNLVRVLQGDESIVNCLQPHPSYCFLATSGIDPVVRLWNPRPESEDLTGRVVEDMEGASQANQRRMNADPLEVMLLNMGYRITGLSSGGAGASDDEDSSEGQETAAAASPAAGTRSPVSSPRPFSSREGRAGALRLGLGPKD; encoded by the exons GGTCACTCAGGATGTGTCAACTGCCTGGAGTGGAACGAGAAAGGAGA CTTGCTGGCCTCTGGTTCTGACGACCAGCACACGATTGTGTGGGACCCGCTGCACCACAAGAAGCTGCTTTCCATGCACACAGGACACACTGCAAACATCTTTTCTGTCAAG TTCCTGCCTCACGCTGGGGACCGCATCTTGATCACAGGGGCAGCTGACTCCAAGGTGCACGTCCACGACCTGACAGTGAAGGAGACGATCCACATGTTTGGAGACCACACAAACCGGGTGAAACGCATCGCCACGGCACCCATGTGGCCCAACACGTTCTGGAGCGCTGCTGAGGATGGGCTTATCCG CCAGTATGACCTTCGGGAGAACAGCAAACACTCGGAGGTGCTGATCGACCTGACAGAGTACTGTGGCCAGCTGGTGGAGGCCAAGTGCCTGACCGTCAACCCCCAGGACAACAACTGCCTGGCCGTGGGGGCCAGCGGGCCCTTTGTGAGGCTCTACGACATCCGCATGATCCACAACCACAG AAAAAGCATGAAGCAGAGCCCTTCAGCAGGCGTGCACACCTTCTGTGACCGGCAGAAGCCCCTCCCGGATGGCGCAGCCCAGTATTACGTAGCAG GTCACCTGCCAGTGAAGCTGCCTGACTACAACAACCGTCTGAGGGTGCTGGTCGCCACCTATGTCGCCTTCAGCCCCAACGGCACAGAGCTGCTAGTCAACATGGGGGGAGAGCAG GTCTATTTGTTTGACCTGACTTACAAGCAGCGGCCGTACACCttcctcttgcctagaaaatgccacTCCTCAGGGG AAGTTCAGAATGGCAAGATGTCCACCAACGGTGTGTCCAACGGCGTGTCCAATGGCCTGCACCTTCACAGCAATGGCTTCCGGCTGCCAGAGACTAGGGGGCATGTCAG CCCCCAGGTAGAGCTGCCCCCGTATCTGGAGCGGGTGAAACAGCAAGCCAATGAGGCTTTTGCTTGCCAGCAGTGGACCCAGGCCATTCAGCTTTACAGCAAGGCCGTGCAGAGGGCCCCTCACAACGCCATGCTCTACGGGAACCGAGCTGCTGCCTACATGAAGCGCAAGTG GGATGGTGACCACTACGACGCCCTGAGGGACTGCCTCAAGGCCATCTCCCTAAATCCATGCCACCTGAAAGCACACTTCCGCCTGGCCCGATGCCTCTTTGAGCTCAAGTACGTGGCTGAGGCCCTAGAGTGCCTGGATGATTTCAAAGGGAAGTTCCCGGAGCAGGCCCATAGCAGTGCCTGTGACGCATTGGGACGTGACATCACGGCCGCCCTCTTCTCCAAAAATGATGGTG aggagaagaagggAGCAGGCGGTGGCGGCGGCCCCGTCCGCCTCCGCAGCATGAGCCGCAAGGACTCCATCTCTGAGGACGAGATGGTGCTGCGGGAGCGAAGCTACGACTACCAGTTCCGCTACTGTGGCCACTGCAACACCACCACGGATATCAAGGAGGCGAATTTCTTTGGCAG CAACGCTCAGTATATCGTCAGTGGCTCTGACGATGGCTCCTTCTTcgtctgggaaaaggagaccacCAACCTGGTCCGCGTGCTGCAGGGCGACGAATCCATCGTCAACTGCCTGCAGCCACACCCCAGCTACTGCTTCCTGGCCACCAGCGGCATCGACCCTGTTGTGCGGCTCTGGAACCCCCGGCCAGAG AGTGAAGACCTCACAGGCCGAGTTGTGGAGGACATGGAGGGCGCCTCCCAGGCCAACCAGCGGCGCATGAACGCAGACCCGTTGGAGGTGATGCTGCTCAACATGGGCTACCGGATCACAGGCCTGAGCAGTGGGGGCGCCGGGGCCTCTGACGACGAGGACAGCTCGGAGGGCCAG gaaacagctgctgctgcttctcctgcTGCTGGGACTCGCTCCCCTGTCTCTTCTCCACGACCTTTCTCCAGCCGGGAGGGGAGAGCCGGAGCGCtgaggctgggcctggggcccAAGGACTAG
- the WDTC1 gene encoding WD and tetratricopeptide repeats protein 1, which produces MAKVNITRDLIRRQIKERGALSFERRYHVTDPFIRRLGLEAELQGHSGCVNCLEWNEKGDLLASGSDDQHTIVWDPLHHKKLLSMHTGHTANIFSVKFLPHAGDRILITGAADSKVHVHDLTVKETIHMFGDHTNRVKRIATAPMWPNTFWSAAEDGLIRQYDLRENSKHSEVLIDLTEYCGQLVEAKCLTVNPQDNNCLAVGASGPFVRLYDIRMIHNHRKSMKQSPSAGVHTFCDRQKPLPDGAAQYYVAGHLPVKLPDYNNRLRVLVATYVAFSPNGTELLVNMGGEQVYLFDLTYKQRPYTFLLPRKCHSSGEVQNGKMSTNGVSNGVSNGLHLHSNGFRLPETRGHVSPQVELPPYLERVKQQANEAFACQQWTQAIQLYSKAVQRAPHNAMLYGNRAAAYMKRKWDGDHYDALRDCLKAISLNPCHLKAHFRLARCLFELKYVAEALECLDDFKGKFPEQAHSSACDALGRDITAALFSKNDGEEKKGAGGGGGPVRLRSMSRKDSISEDEMVLRERSYDYQFRYCGHCNTTTDIKEANFFGSNAQYIVSGSDDGSFFVWEKETTNLVRVLQGDESIVNCLQPHPSYCFLATSGIDPVVRLWNPRPESEDLTGRVVEDMEGASQANQRRMNADPLEVMLLNMGYRITGLSSGGAGASDDEDSSEGQVQCRPS; this is translated from the exons GGTCACTCAGGATGTGTCAACTGCCTGGAGTGGAACGAGAAAGGAGA CTTGCTGGCCTCTGGTTCTGACGACCAGCACACGATTGTGTGGGACCCGCTGCACCACAAGAAGCTGCTTTCCATGCACACAGGACACACTGCAAACATCTTTTCTGTCAAG TTCCTGCCTCACGCTGGGGACCGCATCTTGATCACAGGGGCAGCTGACTCCAAGGTGCACGTCCACGACCTGACAGTGAAGGAGACGATCCACATGTTTGGAGACCACACAAACCGGGTGAAACGCATCGCCACGGCACCCATGTGGCCCAACACGTTCTGGAGCGCTGCTGAGGATGGGCTTATCCG CCAGTATGACCTTCGGGAGAACAGCAAACACTCGGAGGTGCTGATCGACCTGACAGAGTACTGTGGCCAGCTGGTGGAGGCCAAGTGCCTGACCGTCAACCCCCAGGACAACAACTGCCTGGCCGTGGGGGCCAGCGGGCCCTTTGTGAGGCTCTACGACATCCGCATGATCCACAACCACAG AAAAAGCATGAAGCAGAGCCCTTCAGCAGGCGTGCACACCTTCTGTGACCGGCAGAAGCCCCTCCCGGATGGCGCAGCCCAGTATTACGTAGCAG GTCACCTGCCAGTGAAGCTGCCTGACTACAACAACCGTCTGAGGGTGCTGGTCGCCACCTATGTCGCCTTCAGCCCCAACGGCACAGAGCTGCTAGTCAACATGGGGGGAGAGCAG GTCTATTTGTTTGACCTGACTTACAAGCAGCGGCCGTACACCttcctcttgcctagaaaatgccacTCCTCAGGGG AAGTTCAGAATGGCAAGATGTCCACCAACGGTGTGTCCAACGGCGTGTCCAATGGCCTGCACCTTCACAGCAATGGCTTCCGGCTGCCAGAGACTAGGGGGCATGTCAG CCCCCAGGTAGAGCTGCCCCCGTATCTGGAGCGGGTGAAACAGCAAGCCAATGAGGCTTTTGCTTGCCAGCAGTGGACCCAGGCCATTCAGCTTTACAGCAAGGCCGTGCAGAGGGCCCCTCACAACGCCATGCTCTACGGGAACCGAGCTGCTGCCTACATGAAGCGCAAGTG GGATGGTGACCACTACGACGCCCTGAGGGACTGCCTCAAGGCCATCTCCCTAAATCCATGCCACCTGAAAGCACACTTCCGCCTGGCCCGATGCCTCTTTGAGCTCAAGTACGTGGCTGAGGCCCTAGAGTGCCTGGATGATTTCAAAGGGAAGTTCCCGGAGCAGGCCCATAGCAGTGCCTGTGACGCATTGGGACGTGACATCACGGCCGCCCTCTTCTCCAAAAATGATGGTG aggagaagaagggAGCAGGCGGTGGCGGCGGCCCCGTCCGCCTCCGCAGCATGAGCCGCAAGGACTCCATCTCTGAGGACGAGATGGTGCTGCGGGAGCGAAGCTACGACTACCAGTTCCGCTACTGTGGCCACTGCAACACCACCACGGATATCAAGGAGGCGAATTTCTTTGGCAG CAACGCTCAGTATATCGTCAGTGGCTCTGACGATGGCTCCTTCTTcgtctgggaaaaggagaccacCAACCTGGTCCGCGTGCTGCAGGGCGACGAATCCATCGTCAACTGCCTGCAGCCACACCCCAGCTACTGCTTCCTGGCCACCAGCGGCATCGACCCTGTTGTGCGGCTCTGGAACCCCCGGCCAGAG AGTGAAGACCTCACAGGCCGAGTTGTGGAGGACATGGAGGGCGCCTCCCAGGCCAACCAGCGGCGCATGAACGCAGACCCGTTGGAGGTGATGCTGCTCAACATGGGCTACCGGATCACAGGCCTGAGCAGTGGGGGCGCCGGGGCCTCTGACGACGAGGACAGCTCGGAGGGCCAGGTGCAGTGCCGGCCCAGCTAG
- the WDTC1 gene encoding WD and tetratricopeptide repeats protein 1 isoform X5 translates to MAKVNITRDLIRRQIKERGALSFERRYHVTDPFIRRLGLEAELQGHSGCVNCLEWNEKGDLLASGSDDQHTIVWDPLHHKKLLSMHTGHTANIFSVKFLPHAGDRILITGAADSKVHVHDLTVKETIHMFGDHTNRVKRIATAPMWPNTFWSAAEDGLIRQYDLRENSKHSEVLIDLTEYCGQLVEAKCLTVNPQDNNCLAVGASGPFVRLYDIRMIHNHRKSMKQSPSAGVHTFCDRQKPLPDGAAQYYVAGHLPVKLPDYNNRLRVLVATYVAFSPNGTELLVNMGGEQVYLFDLTYKQRPYTFLLPRKCHSSGVQNGKMSTNGVSNGVSNGLHLHSNGFRLPETRGHVSPQVELPPYLERVKQQANEAFACQQWTQAIQLYSKAVQRAPHNAMLYGNRAAAYMKRKWDGDHYDALRDCLKAISLNPCHLKAHFRLARCLFELKYVAEALECLDDFKGKFPEQAHSSACDALGRDITAALFSKNDGEEKKGAGGGGGPVRLRSMSRKDSISEDEMVLRERSYDYQFRYCGHCNTTTDIKEANFFGSNAQYIVSGSDDGSFFVWEKETTNLVRVLQGDESIVNCLQPHPSYCFLATSGIDPVVRLWNPRPESEDLTGRVVEDMEGASQANQRRMNADPLEVMLLNMGYRITGLSSGGAGASDDEDSSEGQVQCRPS, encoded by the exons GGTCACTCAGGATGTGTCAACTGCCTGGAGTGGAACGAGAAAGGAGA CTTGCTGGCCTCTGGTTCTGACGACCAGCACACGATTGTGTGGGACCCGCTGCACCACAAGAAGCTGCTTTCCATGCACACAGGACACACTGCAAACATCTTTTCTGTCAAG TTCCTGCCTCACGCTGGGGACCGCATCTTGATCACAGGGGCAGCTGACTCCAAGGTGCACGTCCACGACCTGACAGTGAAGGAGACGATCCACATGTTTGGAGACCACACAAACCGGGTGAAACGCATCGCCACGGCACCCATGTGGCCCAACACGTTCTGGAGCGCTGCTGAGGATGGGCTTATCCG CCAGTATGACCTTCGGGAGAACAGCAAACACTCGGAGGTGCTGATCGACCTGACAGAGTACTGTGGCCAGCTGGTGGAGGCCAAGTGCCTGACCGTCAACCCCCAGGACAACAACTGCCTGGCCGTGGGGGCCAGCGGGCCCTTTGTGAGGCTCTACGACATCCGCATGATCCACAACCACAG AAAAAGCATGAAGCAGAGCCCTTCAGCAGGCGTGCACACCTTCTGTGACCGGCAGAAGCCCCTCCCGGATGGCGCAGCCCAGTATTACGTAGCAG GTCACCTGCCAGTGAAGCTGCCTGACTACAACAACCGTCTGAGGGTGCTGGTCGCCACCTATGTCGCCTTCAGCCCCAACGGCACAGAGCTGCTAGTCAACATGGGGGGAGAGCAG GTCTATTTGTTTGACCTGACTTACAAGCAGCGGCCGTACACCttcctcttgcctagaaaatgccacTCCTCAGGGG TTCAGAATGGCAAGATGTCCACCAACGGTGTGTCCAACGGCGTGTCCAATGGCCTGCACCTTCACAGCAATGGCTTCCGGCTGCCAGAGACTAGGGGGCATGTCAG CCCCCAGGTAGAGCTGCCCCCGTATCTGGAGCGGGTGAAACAGCAAGCCAATGAGGCTTTTGCTTGCCAGCAGTGGACCCAGGCCATTCAGCTTTACAGCAAGGCCGTGCAGAGGGCCCCTCACAACGCCATGCTCTACGGGAACCGAGCTGCTGCCTACATGAAGCGCAAGTG GGATGGTGACCACTACGACGCCCTGAGGGACTGCCTCAAGGCCATCTCCCTAAATCCATGCCACCTGAAAGCACACTTCCGCCTGGCCCGATGCCTCTTTGAGCTCAAGTACGTGGCTGAGGCCCTAGAGTGCCTGGATGATTTCAAAGGGAAGTTCCCGGAGCAGGCCCATAGCAGTGCCTGTGACGCATTGGGACGTGACATCACGGCCGCCCTCTTCTCCAAAAATGATGGTG aggagaagaagggAGCAGGCGGTGGCGGCGGCCCCGTCCGCCTCCGCAGCATGAGCCGCAAGGACTCCATCTCTGAGGACGAGATGGTGCTGCGGGAGCGAAGCTACGACTACCAGTTCCGCTACTGTGGCCACTGCAACACCACCACGGATATCAAGGAGGCGAATTTCTTTGGCAG CAACGCTCAGTATATCGTCAGTGGCTCTGACGATGGCTCCTTCTTcgtctgggaaaaggagaccacCAACCTGGTCCGCGTGCTGCAGGGCGACGAATCCATCGTCAACTGCCTGCAGCCACACCCCAGCTACTGCTTCCTGGCCACCAGCGGCATCGACCCTGTTGTGCGGCTCTGGAACCCCCGGCCAGAG AGTGAAGACCTCACAGGCCGAGTTGTGGAGGACATGGAGGGCGCCTCCCAGGCCAACCAGCGGCGCATGAACGCAGACCCGTTGGAGGTGATGCTGCTCAACATGGGCTACCGGATCACAGGCCTGAGCAGTGGGGGCGCCGGGGCCTCTGACGACGAGGACAGCTCGGAGGGCCAGGTGCAGTGCCGGCCCAGCTAG